The following DNA comes from Diorhabda carinulata isolate Delta chromosome 3, icDioCari1.1, whole genome shotgun sequence.
GCACATAAGCTACTGGatgattttgtttgttttacaGGTGTAGTCACAGTATTTTCTGTGATTACATCTAAATTTTGGACCAGAGGTGTGGCTATTACAGTTATATTATCTTCAACTGTATCATAAATATTATCCAAATCGGCGCAAAAGGCGTTGATCATATTTGTATCAAGAACTTGAGACCATTCCGAACGAGAGCAATTCCAAGGATTATTgtctattaataaataaaacttattgttttCTGTTAATCTTGTTAAAATTCCTGAAGGTAGATATTCTAAGTTGTTGTTGGATATATTTAGTAGAGTCAAACTCTTAAATATGTCATTATCAAAACCATCTAAAACtgctaaattattattagataagtCTAGCTTATATAACACGTTATTGTTGGAAAAAGTATcattaaaattgaaactttcgAGGCGATTATTTGAAAGGTACAAATTtctaagatttttcaaatctttGAAGGTATTAACGTTGATTTTTTTGAGGTATATGCTGTCTAATGAAAGTGTATGCATCTTTCTATATTTGTTGAACATGTACTTGTCAATGAAGGAAATATTTGTATCTGTAATGCTTAGATCCAATACTTCGTCTGAATCAACCACTACTGTTATGTTGGAGTAAAGATCATCTTCTAAGGGTTTGGAGCaagtaatttttccatttttaaaactacataATAACGCATCGGTCCACCTACAAAACGTAATAGACTTTAAGTCTTTAAGTTACAATTTTCAAaggagttttttcaattattaaaaactgttttatacagaacaaataaaatattaatgcgTATTTTTTAATGCAGATTTCATTACCAATTTATCACTTTAATTTCAACAGTCAGAATTGTACCATACGTTAACAAAAGAAAACCATAAacgtaaaatgaaatttttgttactcCAAATAcggtaataaataaattaaggcGTATTATGCAGGGTGTCATATGAGAGTGGCCAACACcaactttcttatttcaaatgcaatctgtttatcatttatttattggatttttcagaaaattctaGACATGTTTCATGTACAATGTCCTATTTGTCTTCAAGTGTTTCGGAAATATCaagtgttttcaaatttattacagAAATTAACATTCCCATCTAACGACAACAGCACAATGTACCAACTAGCAAAAGTACCTGTGATATCTGAAGCTGAAACAAACAAACCTACTAAATATTACGATCCAGCTTAGGATAACAGGCAATATAACAACCTTAGGACTATGCAGAGCAATCCAACCATTAGTAGTGATTGCAAACAAGTCCAATTGATTAATGAAACCATTCCAAAAAGATGAGAATCCAAATATACTCGTAATGGATAAAACTAAATCCTTTGAAAGGATTAAACCTTAAACGTTTTTTTTCAGTAACAGAAAGGTTCATGATTGGtaaacatttttatgtaataaaaaccaaaaatatgtCCCCTAGAAATTGACAGGTAGATGCAGAAACTGCaatagaaataaagaaaacataACGCGCTTCTCACCTAACTGTAAAAATCTGGCTTAAGCTTAAATATCTATAGAACacaacaaaattataacaaCCTACTGGAGAATTTCTCATGAAAATAGCGCGagtcaaaacaaattttctccAATTTACAAAATCAGTATGTTAAGATTCACCTACTAGAATATAACATCATTCAAAGCTCTGGTAATTCACATAGTATTGGTCCCAAATAATTCTAATAAGTAATGTAAAATCTGGAAAAAGGCCTGATCATTCGAATCGTCTATCCTGATGATGTATCTATTTCCAGAAAATAGTCAACAAAtcgaataattcaaaaatttgtaatctAGTAATTTGTAACGTTTTTTCTAGTATAAGTACACCTTTATCTGATTCgggattaatatttattgaatttagaCTTTTCCTCtatttaatttgtatttggCGATTTAAATGAAGTGTTACTGGCAACCTTTTCAAGTTTGTTGTTGACATTCTTCAGATATTTCCATCAATCGCAGAAATGTATAAATCAAAAAACTTGATGGTTTTACTT
Coding sequences within:
- the LOC130891876 gene encoding leucine-rich repeat transmembrane protein FLRT3-like isoform X3, with product MTPCIIRLNLFITVFGVTKISFYVYGFLLLTYGTILTVEIKVINWWTDALLCSFKNGKITCSKPLEDDLYSNITVVVDSDEVLDLSITDTNISFIDKYMFNKYRKMHTLSLDSIYLKKINVNTFKDLKNLRNLYLSNNRLESFNFNDTFSNNNVLYKLDLSNNNLAVLDGFDNDIFKSLTLLNISNNNLEYLPSGILTRLTENNKFYLLIDNNPWNCSRSEWSQVLDTNMINAFCADLDNIYDTVEDNITVIATPLVQNLDVITENTVTTPVKQTKSSSSLCAYETKCFSYCIFWFLGGIWVGIILGNICKLKALICPAAQNTSQEMDTQYSDQV
- the LOC130891876 gene encoding leucine-rich repeat transmembrane protein FLRT3-like isoform X1, whose product is MTPCIIRLNLFITVFGVTKISFYVYGFLLLTYGTILTVEIKVINWWTDALLCSFKNGKITCSKPLEDDLYSNITVVVDSDEVLDLSITDTNISFIDKYMFNKYRKMHTLSLDSIYLKKINVNTFKDLKNLRNLYLSNNRLESFNFNDTFSNNNVLYKLDLSNNNLAVLDGFDNDIFKSLTLLNISNNNLEYLPSGILTRLTENNKFYLLIDNNPWNCSRSEWSQVLDTNMINAFCADLDNIYDTVEDNITVIATPLVQNLDVITENTVTTPVKQTKSSSSLCAYETKCFSYCIFWFLGGIWVGIILGNICKLKALICPAAQNTSQEMDTQYIFPQPGK
- the LOC130891876 gene encoding leucine-rich repeat transmembrane protein FLRT3-like isoform X2, translated to MTPCIIRLNLFITVFGVTKISFYVYGFLLLTYGTILTVEIKVINWWTDALLCSFKNGKITCSKPLEDDLYSNITVVVDSDEVLDLSITDTNISFIDKYMFNKYRKMHTLSLDSIYLKKINVNTFKDLKNLRNLYLSNNRLESFNFNDTFSNNNVLYKLDLSNNNLAVLDGFDNDIFKSLTLLNISNNNLEYLPSGILTRLTENNKFYLLIDNNPWNCSRSEWSQVLDTNMINAFCADLDNIYDTVEDNITVIATPLVQNLDVITENTVTTPVKQTKSSSSLCAYETKCFSYCIFWFLGGIWVGIILGNICKLKALICPAAQNTSQEMDTQYTKFDVM
- the LOC130891876 gene encoding peroxidasin homolog isoform X4, with product MPFAPFIIIQLKPVLTMWIWRNLILNTMFFWWTDALLCSFKNGKITCSKPLEDDLYSNITVVVDSDEVLDLSITDTNISFIDKYMFNKYRKMHTLSLDSIYLKKINVNTFKDLKNLRNLYLSNNRLESFNFNDTFSNNNVLYKLDLSNNNLAVLDGFDNDIFKSLTLLNISNNNLEYLPSGILTRLTENNKFYLLIDNNPWNCSRSEWSQVLDTNMINAFCADLDNIYDTVEDNITVIATPLVQNLDVITENTVTTPVKQTKSSSSLCAYETKCFSYCIFWFLGGIWVGIILGNICKLKALICPAAQNTSQEMDTQYIFPQPGK